From a single Methylosinus sp. H3A genomic region:
- a CDS encoding VOC family protein, whose product MSNLRTIELKAFVPAKDFELSKRFYQDFGFTLASDGDGVAYFHHETVSFLLQNFYVKEFAENLMMHLLVEDVDAWRAKVEESGIAARYGVEVSEVRLQPWRMRDFTLHDPSGVLWRIGQNVE is encoded by the coding sequence ATGTCGAATTTGCGAACGATCGAATTGAAGGCCTTCGTCCCGGCGAAGGATTTTGAACTCTCCAAGCGCTTCTATCAGGATTTTGGCTTCACGCTCGCCTCGGACGGCGACGGCGTCGCCTATTTCCATCACGAGACTGTGAGCTTCCTGCTGCAGAATTTCTACGTGAAGGAATTCGCCGAGAATTTGATGATGCATCTGCTCGTCGAGGATGTCGACGCGTGGCGGGCGAAAGTCGAGGAGAGCGGGATCGCCGCGCGTTATGGCGTCGAGGTCTCGGAGGTGCGGCTCCAGCCCTGGCGCATGCGCGACTTCACGCTGCACGATCCATCTGGCGTGTTGTGGCGGATCGGGCAAAATGTGGAGTGA
- a CDS encoding toll/interleukin-1 receptor domain-containing protein has translation MKLFISYSHGDERFAHSLREGLERMGVCVIDPAASARPGDSLGHALRQAIDESDAAILVIPESGSNGANLAFFEAGAAKALGKRLFVVMPGAGDRELPSIADFAILDASRKSSDEVAKTLVHALAAA, from the coding sequence ATGAAGCTGTTCATTTCCTACAGCCATGGGGACGAGCGCTTCGCCCACTCCTTGCGCGAGGGACTCGAGCGGATGGGCGTCTGTGTGATCGATCCCGCCGCCAGCGCTCGACCGGGAGATTCGCTCGGTCATGCTCTGCGACAGGCGATCGACGAATCCGACGCGGCGATCCTCGTCATTCCCGAGTCCGGCTCCAACGGTGCGAACCTGGCCTTTTTCGAAGCCGGCGCGGCCAAAGCGCTGGGCAAGCGGCTATTTGTCGTCATGCCCGGCGCCGGAGACCGCGAACTGCCCTCGATCGCCGATTTCGCCATTCTCGACGCCTCGCGAAAATCATCCGACGAAGTCGCGAAAACGCTCGTCCACGCGCTCGCCGCGGCATAG
- a CDS encoding ROK family protein, with protein MTQEPFRIGVDLGGTKTEAVAIGLRGETLARRRAPTPAHDYAAVLATIGGLVLDLEREIGGRGSVGVGTPGVISPRTGLVKNSNTTGLNGKPLDKDLEALLERPVRLENDANCFALSEAVDGAGAGAHIVFGVILGTGVGGGIVVDGKVLAGVNKVAGEWGHTPLPWMTPDEFPGRLCYCGHHGCVETFLSGPALAIDYGQCSGAQASGEEIAARAAAGEAAARHALEVYRDRLSRALAAIVNLLDPDVIVLGGGVSNIDFIYEGLRDLVEKQAFSDAIDTRILRNVHGDSGGVRGAAWLWGGPDRGM; from the coding sequence ATGACACAAGAACCCTTCCGCATCGGCGTCGATCTCGGCGGCACAAAGACAGAGGCAGTCGCCATCGGCCTGCGAGGCGAGACGCTGGCGCGTCGGCGCGCACCGACGCCTGCCCATGATTACGCCGCCGTTCTGGCGACGATCGGCGGCCTCGTGCTCGATCTCGAGCGCGAGATCGGCGGGCGCGGCAGCGTCGGCGTCGGCACGCCGGGCGTGATCTCGCCGCGCACCGGCCTCGTGAAGAACTCCAACACCACCGGGCTCAACGGCAAGCCGCTGGACAAGGACTTGGAGGCCCTGCTCGAGCGCCCGGTGCGGCTCGAGAATGACGCCAATTGCTTCGCCCTTTCGGAGGCCGTCGACGGCGCCGGAGCGGGCGCGCACATCGTTTTCGGCGTGATTTTGGGGACGGGCGTCGGCGGCGGAATCGTCGTCGACGGCAAGGTTCTGGCGGGCGTCAACAAGGTGGCGGGCGAATGGGGCCATACGCCTCTGCCCTGGATGACGCCGGACGAATTTCCCGGGCGGCTCTGCTACTGCGGCCATCATGGCTGCGTGGAGACGTTTCTCTCCGGCCCGGCGCTCGCTATCGACTATGGCCAGTGCAGCGGCGCGCAGGCGAGCGGCGAGGAAATCGCGGCGCGCGCCGCAGCGGGCGAGGCGGCGGCGCGCCATGCGCTGGAGGTCTATCGCGACCGCCTGTCGCGCGCGCTGGCGGCGATCGTCAATCTGCTCGATCCTGATGTCATCGTGCTCGGCGGCGGCGTGTCCAATATCGATTTTATTTACGAGGGCTTGCGCGATCTGGTCGAGAAGCAGGCTTTCTCGGATGCGATCGACACGCGCATATTGCGCAATGTGCATGGCGACTCGGGCGGCGTGCGCGGGGCGGCATGGCTGTGGGGCGGGCCGGATCGCGGGATGTAA
- a CDS encoding pentapeptide repeat-containing protein, protein MRGAHRLAASLLFCAVAAASAQDMLRNVDLAQPAYSQSEFTRADIEARLAATKPGETLDLSGRSLNGLDLSGLDLTGVNLRAARLVKARLAGAKLDGAILDQAWLLEADLSGATLRGAHVFATQLQRARAEGADFSESRLAADLTGADLRGASFRGANMSADMKNQSMGLMRAVLRSARLDGAHFDGADLSRADMRYARAPGAIFDKASLKDVDAAGADFTGARFEGTSAEGLSLDSVRIDRGAAATLKGAVDLDRAYLQ, encoded by the coding sequence ATGAGGGGCGCGCATCGTCTCGCAGCGTCGCTTCTCTTCTGCGCGGTCGCTGCGGCGTCGGCGCAAGACATGCTGCGCAATGTCGATCTCGCCCAGCCCGCCTATTCGCAGTCCGAATTCACCCGCGCCGACATTGAGGCGCGGCTCGCCGCGACGAAGCCGGGCGAGACGCTCGATCTTTCCGGTCGCAGCCTCAACGGGCTCGACCTCTCCGGCCTCGATCTTACCGGCGTCAATCTGCGCGCGGCGCGGCTGGTGAAAGCGCGGCTCGCCGGGGCCAAGCTCGACGGCGCCATTCTCGATCAGGCCTGGTTGCTGGAGGCCGATCTCTCCGGCGCGACGCTGCGCGGCGCGCATGTTTTCGCGACCCAGCTCCAGCGCGCGCGGGCCGAAGGCGCGGATTTTTCCGAGAGCCGGCTCGCCGCCGATCTCACCGGGGCCGATCTGCGCGGCGCCTCTTTCCGCGGCGCGAACATGTCCGCGGATATGAAGAACCAGTCCATGGGGCTGATGCGCGCCGTGCTGCGCTCGGCGCGGCTCGACGGCGCGCATTTCGACGGCGCCGATCTCTCCCGCGCCGATATGCGCTATGCGCGGGCGCCGGGCGCGATCTTCGACAAAGCCTCGCTGAAGGATGTCGACGCCGCCGGCGCCGATTTCACCGGCGCGCGCTTCGAGGGAACTTCGGCCGAGGGCCTGTCGCTCGACTCCGTGCGGATCGACAGAGGCGCGGCCGCGACGCTGAAAGGCGCGGTCGATCTCGATCGCGCCTATCTGCAATAG
- a CDS encoding toll/interleukin-1 receptor domain-containing protein codes for MTYSIFVSHGWHDRWVARQMARSISDAGGAPFIDIFDIKKGDRIEERIRTGIEHCAELVALLTPWSVDRNWVWTEIAAAWALKKRFVGVTYGVTIEEIERNHGGMACLGPTNVVALDDFDEYIRELAERIHSGDRE; via the coding sequence GTGACATATTCGATTTTCGTTTCCCACGGCTGGCATGATCGCTGGGTGGCCAGACAAATGGCGCGTTCGATCTCCGATGCGGGAGGCGCGCCATTCATCGACATATTCGACATCAAGAAGGGTGACCGTATCGAAGAGCGGATCCGCACGGGGATCGAGCACTGCGCCGAGCTGGTCGCTTTGCTTACGCCCTGGTCGGTCGACCGCAATTGGGTCTGGACCGAGATCGCAGCCGCCTGGGCATTGAAAAAGCGCTTCGTCGGGGTGACCTATGGCGTGACGATCGAAGAAATCGAAAGGAATCACGGCGGCATGGCTTGTCTCGGCCCGACCAATGTCGTTGCCCTCGACGATTTCGACGAATACATTCGGGAGCTGGCCGAGCGCATCCATTCGGGAGATCGCGAATGA